From Thermostichus vulcanus str. 'Rupite':
GTTCTAACTCTACAAACTCTTGGATTTTGACTCCAGCAAGACCCAATAACTTATCAAGAGGAACCAATGTTCGTCATGGAACTCAGTATCTCATTATACTATCGACACCAAAATGTCAGGAGAGCCAACCAGGTGATCTTGATGGGTAATCAAAATATTTTGTGGATAATATGCCTTACCTAATATGACCGGCTCATCCAGAGAATTCATCCGAATCTGCTGACCTTTGTGAAAACAGATATAGCCAGCCGCATAGATAGCAATGCATAAACCGTTATAAAACTGTTCGCTGTTGTAGCTACCATCGATCGCATAGAACCGTCTATCGCTATCATCGATTTGATCGAAGGGAATAATCTCAAATATTTGAGGAGTCTCTATATTTTCTTTGTGCCCAATTACGGGAATACCATAATTTTTGTTGCTTCTTGTATTGATATGTTTAGCAACTAACTCGATAGCACTGTCAGGTATCTCTTTTCTGGACATATCTAGTTTTCAGCACTCTCGCCTAGAGCAATTGTACCCATTAGTTTTAAATGATGCACACCTACGGGATCTTGCATACCCCAGTTCCGGCTTTTCACCCTTAATGATAACCATACTAGCAGTTTCGAGGTGCTGGTAAGGCTGTACCTTTACGCTCAATTTGCTCTAGCTACTAACAGATATGGTTCGAGCTGTACCCCACCGTTGACCCAGCAGGCTAACATCTGAACTCACCTGCCACCAGGGATCCCTCACCACCGGTAAAAATCTAGCACAAGGTCAGGTGCAGTGCCTTGTTATGTTGTGTCCCTACTCTCCCGATAATCATCGGGATCCTCTCTGACTAGCCCACCAGGGATCCCTTATCCCATCACCCAAACTCTAGCAGGGCTGGCAACACAATGGGCAGCGGATGGAAAAGAAGTCTCCGCGTGCAAGGTGCCTAAAAGGGCTGTAACAACTGACTTTTCGCCAGCTGTGCTCGCACAGCATTCTGGAGAGATTCTGGCAGAAATTGGGGGTAGTCTTTGACGAAAGAGGTTTATTCAGCGGCAGCAGGCTTGGCTTCTTTCTCTTTAGCTGCCTTAGCCGCTCGCATCTCCGCCAAAATCTCTTCAGGTCGTCTGCCCGCCCGCTGGGATCCGGCAGGCAACTCGTGTGGGTCGATCACTCCCTTGGGTAGATAGGCAAACTCCCGCAGTGGCGTCACCATCGGGTCTTCTGTCACCTTGGAGGGTAACCGGCCCATCGCCGCCTGGTGATAGTTGAGATCGTGGCGGTCGTAGGCAGCCAGCTCATAATCTTCCGTCACCGAAAGACAGTTGGTGGGGCAAAACTCCACACAGTTGGCACAGAAAATGCACACCCCAAAGTCGATGCTGTAGCTGTAGAGCTCTTTCTTTTTCAGCTCCGGGTTAAAGGCCCAGTCCACCACCGGCAGATCGATCGGGCAAACCCGCACACAGATCTCGCAAGCGATACACTTATCAAACTCAAAGTGAATACGACCGCGAAACCGCTCGGAAGGGATCAACTTTTCAAAGGGATACTGCACCGCCACTGGGCGTCGACCCATGTGGTCGAAAACCACCCCCATACCCTGGCCAATGTATTTGGCGGCATTTACTGCATCACCCACGTATTCGCTTACGCGCTTTAGAAAAGTCATAGTGCCTGTCCTACTCTCTCTTGCTTGGGTTTTAATCCCTTTCGTCCTTCATTCAACCACCAAAAAAAGTTGGAAAAGCCAGCTTCAGCCCTGCTGTCAACAGTAAGTTGACAAACGAGACAGGCAGCAAGAACTTCCAACCCAAATCCAGCAGTTGATCAATCCGCACCCGCGGCAAAGTCCAACGCACCAAGATGGCCAAGAACACGAAGACAAATGCCTTCACCATCGTCATCACAATGCCTAAGGCCGCCGCGCCAATCTGCAGGAAGGGGTTATCCAGGGCAATGCCCAATGCGTTGGCAATCATCTCCACCGGCACCACAAACGACCAGCCCCCCAGATAGAGCACAGCCGCAATCAGAGACGCCAGCAGCAGGTTGGCGTAGGATCCCAAGTAAAAGAGGGCGAATTTCATGCCGGAATATTCGGTTTGGTAACCGGCCACCAACTCTTCTTCAGCTTCGGGCAAATCAAACGGGATCCGTTCCGTTTCCGCCAGAGCTGAGATCAAGAAAATCACAAAACCAAGCGGCTGCCGCCACACATTCCAGCTGAGAATCCCCAGCCCGCTCTGCTGCTCGACGATCCCTACTGTATCCAGGCCATTGCTCATCAGCACCACTGCCAACACCGACAAAGCCAGCGGTAGTTCGTAGCTAATGGACTGAGCCGCCGCCCGCAACCCTCCCAGCAGCGAGTACTTATTATTGGAGCCATACCCAGACATGAGCAGACCGATGGGTTGCACACTGGAGATAGCGATCAAGAAAAACACGCCGATGGCAATATTGGAGATCAACAGGTTCTGGCCGAAGGGAACCACCAAGTAACACAAGAAGACCGGCAGGAAAACCAGCACCGGCCCCAAAGTGAATAGAATCGGATCGGCCAGAATCGGTAGGACATCCTCTTTGGTGAGGAGCTTCAAGCCATCGGCAATGGGGATCAACACCCCTTGAGGGCCAGCCATGTTGGGCCCAATCCGCTGTTGGGCAGCTGCCGAAATTTTCCGCTCCAGCCAAGTCATCACCATTACGCCCAGGGTGGCGGCGATGATCAGCAGCAACATCGGCAAAGGCATCCAGAGAGCGTGAGCCAAACCGGCTCCCAAGCCCAGGTTCTGGAGGGCGGTCTCAAATCCAAGCTGCAGGTCAATGCCAGTATTCATCATGCGCTCCGGTTGCTCCCTGGAAATAATGGTTACGGACTGTATGGGTTATGGGTTTTGGCAGGGCAGGGATCCCTTTTCCCTGCTCATTTTTCCCTAGTTTGACTTGGGGGGATTGCGGCGTAGTTCCTGCTGGATGATGGCCTGAAGGCGGGCATCCGAAAGTTGTTCGGCACGGCGGCGTCTTTCCTCTTGATACTTCATCCATTGCTTCGGGCCAATGATAGCCACTGCAGCAGCCACAATCAGTAACGGTAAAACCAAGATCACCCAGGCCATTGCGCTTATCCTCGCTTTCCTAGACCGATCTTAGCGATCCTAGCGATCCACCTCGCCCATAATGATGTCGATGCTGCCCAGAATAGCGATCATATCTGCCACCTTCATGCCCCGAATCAGTTGCGGCAACACCTGCAAATTGATAAAACCGGGCGGACGAATTTTCCAGCGCCAAGGACAAACGTTATCATCCCCAACTATGTAGATACCTAGTTCTCCCTTGGCACTCTCCACGCGTACATAGGCTTCCCCCTTGGGGATCTTGAAATTGGCGGAGGGCTTTTTGCTGATGAATTGGTAATCTCCTTTG
This genomic window contains:
- the ndhI gene encoding NAD(P)H-quinone oxidoreductase subunit I; the encoded protein is MTFLKRVSEYVGDAVNAAKYIGQGMGVVFDHMGRRPVAVQYPFEKLIPSERFRGRIHFEFDKCIACEICVRVCPIDLPVVDWAFNPELKKKELYSYSIDFGVCIFCANCVEFCPTNCLSVTEDYELAAYDRHDLNYHQAAMGRLPSKVTEDPMVTPLREFAYLPKGVIDPHELPAGSQRAGRRPEEILAEMRAAKAAKEKEAKPAAAE
- the nuoH gene encoding NADH-quinone oxidoreductase subunit NuoH, with product MNTGIDLQLGFETALQNLGLGAGLAHALWMPLPMLLLIIAATLGVMVMTWLERKISAAAQQRIGPNMAGPQGVLIPIADGLKLLTKEDVLPILADPILFTLGPVLVFLPVFLCYLVVPFGQNLLISNIAIGVFFLIAISSVQPIGLLMSGYGSNNKYSLLGGLRAAAQSISYELPLALSVLAVVLMSNGLDTVGIVEQQSGLGILSWNVWRQPLGFVIFLISALAETERIPFDLPEAEEELVAGYQTEYSGMKFALFYLGSYANLLLASLIAAVLYLGGWSFVVPVEMIANALGIALDNPFLQIGAAALGIVMTMVKAFVFVFLAILVRWTLPRVRIDQLLDLGWKFLLPVSFVNLLLTAGLKLAFPTFFGG